A window of the Gemmatirosa kalamazoonensis genome harbors these coding sequences:
- a CDS encoding glycoside hydrolase family 26 protein produces the protein MRGSLGALVALLVAAGASCARSAEAQPVDALATAETRALFANMRRLAGRQVMFGHQDDLAYGHDWTGEPGRSDVKAVAGAYPAVYGWEFGGADLARLRGWIVEGYRRGSVITLSWHMPNPVTGGNAWDTTGRALPTLLPGGAHHATYVAWLDRFADFATSLRAPAPDGGTALVPLVFRPFHEMSGGWFWWGASHTRADDYQRLWRFTVEYLRDRRGVHNLLYAYSPDKVYDYGPSHYLDWYPGDAYVDVLGVDQYWWPPSATWAPKDQVQALVESLHVVVGEADRRGKVAAITETGYETLPDSTWWTGKLLAALNADSITRRAAYVLVWRNANAAREKREHFYAPYPGQASAADFVRFRAHPLIVFEDELGAMYRD, from the coding sequence ATGCGCGGATCGTTAGGCGCCCTCGTCGCGTTGCTCGTCGCGGCGGGGGCGTCGTGCGCTCGGTCGGCGGAAGCGCAGCCGGTCGACGCGCTCGCCACGGCGGAGACGCGCGCGCTGTTCGCGAACATGCGGCGGCTCGCCGGGCGGCAGGTCATGTTCGGTCATCAGGACGACCTCGCGTACGGCCACGACTGGACCGGCGAGCCCGGTCGCTCCGACGTGAAGGCGGTGGCGGGCGCGTATCCGGCGGTGTACGGCTGGGAGTTCGGCGGCGCCGATCTCGCCCGGTTGCGCGGCTGGATCGTGGAGGGCTACCGGCGCGGCAGCGTGATCACGCTGAGCTGGCACATGCCGAACCCGGTGACGGGCGGCAACGCGTGGGACACGACCGGCCGCGCGCTTCCCACGCTGCTGCCTGGCGGCGCGCACCACGCCACGTACGTCGCGTGGCTCGACCGCTTCGCCGACTTCGCCACGTCGCTGCGCGCGCCGGCGCCCGACGGCGGCACCGCGCTCGTGCCGCTCGTCTTCCGGCCGTTCCACGAGATGAGCGGCGGCTGGTTCTGGTGGGGCGCGTCGCACACGCGCGCCGACGACTACCAGCGGCTGTGGCGCTTCACCGTCGAGTACCTCCGCGACCGCCGCGGCGTGCACAACCTCCTGTACGCGTACTCCCCGGACAAGGTCTACGACTACGGCCCGTCGCACTACCTCGACTGGTATCCCGGCGACGCGTACGTCGACGTGCTCGGCGTCGACCAGTACTGGTGGCCGCCGAGCGCCACGTGGGCGCCGAAGGACCAGGTGCAGGCGCTCGTCGAGTCGCTGCACGTCGTGGTGGGCGAGGCGGATCGGCGCGGCAAGGTCGCGGCGATCACCGAGACGGGCTACGAGACGCTCCCCGACTCCACGTGGTGGACGGGGAAGCTGCTCGCCGCGCTGAATGCCGACTCGATCACGCGCCGCGCGGCGTACGTGCTCGTGTGGCGCAACGCGAACGCGGCGCGCGAGAAGCGCGAGCACTTCTATGCGCCGTACCCGGGGCAGGCGAGCGCCGCGGACTTCGTGCGCTTCCGCGCGCACCCGCTCATCGTGTTCGAGGACGAGCTGGGGGCGATGTATCGGGATTAG
- a CDS encoding TonB-dependent receptor plug domain-containing protein, producing the protein MKQRLLVLLLLAACHGGTAAPSPTPERPGADERARTATADDWRGSTPVRAEELFIGRFPGVRVVAAAGGISVRIRGTSTINGDGAPLYIVDGMPMDAPNGLLSISPGDIAKIEVLKDIGATSYYGVRGANGVVLITTKRGR; encoded by the coding sequence ATGAAACAGCGCCTCCTGGTTCTGCTGCTCCTCGCCGCGTGCCACGGGGGCACCGCGGCGCCGTCTCCCACACCCGAGCGGCCGGGTGCCGACGAGCGGGCGCGCACCGCGACGGCCGACGACTGGCGGGGGAGCACGCCGGTGCGGGCCGAGGAGCTGTTCATCGGCCGCTTTCCGGGCGTGCGCGTCGTCGCCGCGGCGGGCGGCATCTCGGTGCGCATCCGCGGCACGTCGACCATCAACGGCGACGGCGCGCCGCTCTACATCGTCGACGGCATGCCGATGGACGCGCCTAACGGCCTGCTCAGCATCAGTCCCGGCGACATCGCGAAGATCGAGGTCCTGAAGGACATCGGCGCTACGTCGTACTACGGTGTGCGCGGGGCGAACGGGGTGGTGCTCATCACGACGAAGCGCGGGCGGTGA
- a CDS encoding rhamnogalacturonan acetylesterase — MRSALRLAASLLAIIALTGVAPPERIVVYMIGDSTMANKPDPEHNPERGWGQALPQFLDRDVTVDNRAVNGRSTKSFIAEGRWDSVRARLKKGDYVLIQFGHNDQKVEDSTRYTNPYTGYRRNLSRFVTETRAAGATPVVLSSIVRRKFNAQGVLEDTHGAYPFVARDVARELGAGFVDLQLLTEDLVTAAGPTGSKALYVYTTEGQFPSFPQARQDDTHLSPRGATEVARLAARALRGLGGPLAKHVVGVD, encoded by the coding sequence ATGAGATCAGCACTCCGGCTCGCCGCATCCCTTCTCGCGATCATCGCCCTCACCGGCGTCGCCCCGCCGGAGCGCATCGTCGTCTACATGATCGGCGACTCCACGATGGCGAACAAACCGGATCCGGAGCACAACCCGGAGCGCGGCTGGGGACAGGCGCTCCCGCAGTTCCTCGACCGCGACGTGACGGTGGACAACCGCGCCGTGAACGGCCGCAGCACGAAGAGCTTCATCGCCGAGGGCCGATGGGACTCGGTGCGCGCGCGGCTGAAGAAGGGCGACTACGTCCTCATCCAGTTCGGGCACAACGACCAGAAGGTCGAGGACTCGACGCGCTACACGAACCCCTACACGGGCTATCGTCGGAACCTCTCGCGCTTCGTGACCGAGACGCGGGCGGCGGGCGCGACGCCGGTCGTGCTGAGCTCCATCGTGCGGCGCAAGTTCAACGCGCAGGGCGTGCTCGAGGACACGCACGGGGCGTATCCGTTCGTGGCGCGCGACGTGGCGCGCGAGCTGGGCGCGGGCTTCGTGGATCTCCAGCTGCTGACGGAGGACCTCGTGACCGCCGCGGGGCCCACGGGCTCGAAGGCGCTCTACGTGTACACCACGGAGGGCCAGTTCCCGTCGTTCCCGCAGGCGCGGCAGGACGACACGCACCTCTCGCCGCGCGGAGCGACGGAGGTCGCGCGGCTGGCCGCTCGCGCGCTGCGCGGCCTCGGCGGGCCGCTCGCGAAGCACGTGGTCGGCGTGGACTGA
- a CDS encoding RagB/SusD family nutrient uptake outer membrane protein — MTLHRATIRIALGALAATMLAACKDVTDLPETAATFISPDKYYQTDAQAVSAVNGVYAPLMGWNGWKSPAQYGLMCDEPELLCWNWMAGGFAGQQAGQWYMQDNSVYIGDYQIIERANEVLANVPKSAGISDATKKLSQGQALFARGYAYFDLVRRYGGVPLRLEPYQPDAQMGALPRSAPEVIWLQAAKDLKAAAPLLPTTYSQPNGQGLPRAATAWGLLAKVYLHMAGDEATGTPLAALKSAYLDSARLAAQTEMADASVRLESNYMDLFDINKQNTSPEILFAIQGAAVNNSGSQVPAYFGPKGDCTVVGSCGQGFLSLREDFVKSFEANDKRAEHNKAIAMSWEFTNSSWGKIRALQRDSLAALQSAGLVAKDSVVRYGSWSEGCGRFAEDFHQLTLKGGQPTMVAVAPPYYTLKYIDPTHLSTDQAAANNFIILRHADVLLVFAEAENEKNGPTGAAYDAINQVRTRAGLPKLAGLSQAQFRQAVWAERSHELYGEFQSRFDLVREGRWLDVMNQKSAIADYASQGTCKPRQAYQKLQNIPSKELAANPALTQNPGY; from the coding sequence ATGACGCTTCATCGAGCCACGATTCGCATCGCGTTGGGCGCGCTCGCCGCGACGATGCTGGCGGCGTGCAAGGACGTCACCGACCTCCCCGAGACGGCGGCGACGTTCATCTCGCCCGACAAGTACTACCAGACCGACGCGCAGGCCGTCTCCGCGGTGAACGGCGTGTACGCGCCGCTCATGGGCTGGAACGGCTGGAAGTCGCCCGCGCAGTACGGCCTGATGTGCGACGAGCCCGAGCTGCTGTGCTGGAACTGGATGGCCGGCGGCTTCGCCGGCCAGCAGGCGGGCCAGTGGTACATGCAGGACAACAGCGTGTACATCGGCGACTACCAGATCATCGAGCGCGCGAACGAGGTGCTCGCCAACGTGCCGAAGAGCGCCGGCATCTCCGACGCGACCAAGAAGCTGTCGCAGGGGCAGGCGCTGTTCGCCCGCGGCTACGCGTACTTCGACCTCGTCCGGCGCTACGGCGGCGTGCCGCTGCGCCTCGAGCCGTACCAGCCGGACGCGCAGATGGGCGCCCTGCCGCGCAGCGCGCCCGAGGTGATCTGGCTGCAGGCGGCGAAGGACCTCAAGGCCGCCGCCCCGCTGCTGCCGACGACGTACAGCCAGCCGAACGGCCAGGGGCTGCCGCGCGCCGCGACGGCGTGGGGGCTGCTCGCGAAGGTCTATCTGCACATGGCGGGCGACGAGGCCACGGGTACGCCGCTCGCCGCGCTGAAGTCCGCCTACCTCGACTCGGCGCGACTCGCCGCGCAGACCGAGATGGCCGACGCGTCGGTGCGCCTCGAGTCGAACTACATGGACCTGTTCGACATCAACAAGCAGAACACGAGCCCCGAGATCCTGTTCGCCATCCAGGGCGCGGCGGTGAACAACTCGGGCTCGCAGGTCCCGGCGTACTTCGGTCCGAAGGGCGACTGCACGGTCGTCGGCAGCTGCGGCCAGGGGTTCCTGAGCCTGCGCGAGGACTTCGTGAAGTCGTTCGAGGCGAACGACAAGCGCGCGGAGCACAACAAGGCGATCGCGATGTCGTGGGAGTTCACGAACAGCTCGTGGGGGAAGATCCGCGCGCTGCAGCGTGACTCGCTCGCCGCGCTCCAGAGCGCGGGGCTCGTGGCGAAGGACTCGGTGGTGCGCTACGGCAGCTGGAGCGAGGGCTGCGGCCGCTTCGCCGAGGACTTCCACCAGCTCACGCTGAAGGGCGGGCAGCCGACGATGGTCGCCGTCGCGCCGCCGTACTACACGCTGAAGTACATCGACCCGACGCACCTCAGCACCGATCAGGCGGCGGCGAACAACTTCATCATCCTCCGCCACGCCGACGTGCTGCTCGTGTTCGCCGAGGCGGAGAACGAGAAGAACGGCCCGACCGGCGCCGCGTACGACGCGATCAACCAGGTGCGCACGCGCGCCGGCCTCCCCAAGCTCGCGGGGCTCAGCCAGGCGCAGTTCCGCCAGGCCGTGTGGGCGGAGCGCTCGCACGAGCTGTACGGCGAGTTCCAGTCGCGCTTCGATCTCGTGCGCGAGGGGCGCTGGCTCGACGTGATGAACCAGAAGTCCGCGATCGCGGACTACGCGAGCCAGGGGACGTGCAAGCCGCGCCAGGCGTACCAGAAGCTGCAGAACATCCCGAGCAAGGAGCTCGCGGCGAATCCGGCGCTGACGCAGAACCCGGGCTACTGA